A genomic segment from Tachysurus fulvidraco isolate hzauxx_2018 chromosome 21, HZAU_PFXX_2.0, whole genome shotgun sequence encodes:
- the si:dkeyp-50d11.2 gene encoding calpain-1 catalytic subunit, with amino-acid sequence MEPIYATGVAARLRSEWDRSEGLGQNDRALKFLGQDFESMRASCLKSGRLYEDETFPAQPSSLGFKDLAPGSAKTKGVCWKRPTEFCTDPHFIVDGATRTDICQGALGDCWLLAAIACLTLNEPLLHRVVPHGQSFHEQYAGIFHFQFWQFGEWVDVVIDDRLPVRDGKLLFVHSAEGAEFWSALVEKAYAKLNGCYEALSGGCTSEGFEDFTGGVTEMYELKKAPANLFSIIRRAVERGSLMGCSIDITGFFDMEAVTFKKLVKGHAYSVTGVEEVEFKGTLVKLLRIRNPWGEVEWTGAWSDNSKEWKGIDPSLKDRLHNCQEDGEFWMSYNDFKKEFSRLEICNLTADALQSMELKRWNSTLYPGEWRRGSTAGGCRNYPATFWINPQYKIILKDPDNEGQDGCSFLVALMQKNRRLLRREGKDMETIGYAIYEVPKEFLGSTGVHLKRDFFLKNTSSARSELFINLREVSSRFCLPAGEYIIVPSTFEPHKEGDFVLRVFSEKATESEELDDEFSADLPDDPVLQESEIDEGFKALFFKLAGKEMEIDIPKLKVILNRVVSKHKDLKTNGFEKEACRSMINLLDTTGKGRLGLTDFHVLWEKIKRYLAVFREFDLDKSGTMNSYEMRLALESAGFKLSNHIFQLIILRYAKPDMNVDFDSFVTCLIRLESMFKTFKAMDTDADGVVSFNFSQWISLTMFT; translated from the exons ATGGAGCCTATATATGCCACCGGAGTAGCTGCTCGACTGAGGAGTGAGTGGGACCGCAGTGAAGGTTTAGGTCAGAATGATAGGGCTCTGAAGTTCCTTGGTCAAGACTTTGAGTCTATGCGTGCAAGCTGCCTTAAAAGTGGCCGTTTATATGAGGATGAAACCTTCCCAGCCCAACCTTCCTCACTAGGATTCAAGGATCTGGCACCTGGCTCTGCCAAAACCAAAGGAGTATGCTGGAAGAGACCCACG GAGTTCTGTACTGACCCACACTTCATCGTAGATGGAGCAACTCGCACAGACATCTGCCAAGGAGCTCTAG GGGACTGTTGGCTGCTGGCGGCCATCGCATGTCTTACTCTGAATGAACCATTACTGCATCGTGTGGTACCTCATGGCCAGAGCTTCCATGAGCAATACGCTGGAATCTTTCACTTCCAG TTTTGGCAGTTTGGGGAATGGGTTGATGTAGTGATCGATGATCGTCTGCCAGTAAGAGATGGCAAGCTTCTGTTTGTTCACTCAGCTGAAGGGGCAGAGTTCTGGAGTGCACTAGTGGAGAAGGCATATGCCAA gTTGAATGGTTGTTACGAGGCGCTCTCAGGAGGCTGCACCTCTGAGGGGTTTGAAGATTTTACTGGCGGCGTTACAGAAATGTATGAACTAAAGAAAGCTCCAGCCAACCTCTTCAGCATCATCCGAAGAGCTGTAGAGAGAGGATCTCTAATGGGATGCTCTATAGAT ATCACTGGTTTCTTTGACATGGAAGCAGTCACCTTCAAAAAGCTGGTGAAAGGTCATGCTTATTCTGTTACAGGAGTAGAGGAG GTGGAATTTAAAGGAACCCTTGTAAAGTTGCTTCGCATCCGGAACCCGTGGGGAGAGGTGGAATGGACTGGAGCCTGGAGTGATAA TTCCAAGGAGTGGAAAGGGATTGATCCTTCGCTAAAGGACCGTCTGCATAATTGCCAGGAAGATGGAGAGTTCTG GATGTCTTATAATGATTTCAAGAAGGAGTTCAGCAGGTTGGAGATCTGTAATCTGACAGCAGATGCACTACAAAGCATGGAGCTGAAGAGGTGGAACTCAACCCTGTACCCAGGGGAGTGGAGGAGAGGCAGCACGGCGGGAGGCTGCAGGAACTACCCAG CAACATTTTGGATCAACCCCCAGTATAAAATCATACTAAAGGACCCAGACAATGAGGGCCAAGATGGCTGCAGTTTTCTGGTGGCGCTCATGCAGAAGAATCGGCGGCTGTTGCGACGAGAGGGCAAGGACATGGAAACGATCGGATATGCCATTTACGAA GTTCCCAAAGAG TTTCTGGGCAGCACAGGTGTGCATCTGAAGCGTGACTTCTTCCTCAAAAACACATCCAGCGCTCGCTCTGAGCTGTTCATCAACCTCCGGGAGGTGAGCTCACGCTTCTGTCTGCCTGCAGGGGAGTACATTATCGTTCCCTCCACATTTGAACCCCACAAAGAGGGCGATTTTGTGTTGAGGGTTTTCTCTGAGAAAGCCACAGAATCTGA GGAGCTTGATGACGAGTTTTCTGCAGATCTACCAGATGAT CCTGTACTACAGGAGAGTGAGATTGATGAAGGATTCAAAGCTCTTTTCTTCAAGCTGGCTGGAAAG GAAATGGAGATTGACATACCAAAGTTGAAAGTGATTCTAAACCGCGTCGTGAGCAAAC ATAAGGACTTAAAAACAAATGGTTTTGAGAAGGAGGCCTGCAGAAGCATGATTAATCTCCTGGAT ACAACCGGTAAAGGAAGATTGGGCTTAACAGATTTTCACGTGCTTTGGGAGAAGATTAAACGATATCTT GCTGTGTTTAGAGAATTTGACTTGGACAAGTCAGGCACCATGAACTCCTATGAAATGCGCCTGGCTTTAGAATCCGCAG GATTCAAGCTGAGCAACCACATTTTCCAGCTAATAATCTTACGCTACGCTAAGCCAGACATGAATGTGGACTTCGACAGCTTTGTGACTTGTCTGATCCGCCTGGAGAGCATGTTCA AGACATTTAAAGCCATGGACACAGATGCAGATGGAGTGGTGTCTTTCAATTTCTCCCAG tGGATCTCCCTTACCATGTTTACATAG